A DNA window from Brenneria izadpanahii contains the following coding sequences:
- a CDS encoding substrate-binding domain-containing protein, whose protein sequence is MKQTKRVTISDIATLAGVSKSTASVVLNGRSKEFRVSDVTRDRILAIAHEQRYQPSIHARSLRSSRSNTLGLVVPEMTNYGFAIISRDLEMLCREAGLQLLIACTDENPSQEMMAVNSLVQRQVDGIIVASSMLNDIEYQKINQQLPVVQFDRVIGESELPLVITESVESTAELVERVARRHSDEFYFIGGQSRISPTRDRLAGFQLGLQRAGIECRPEWIIHGNYHPSSGYEMFAQLCAELGRPPKALFTAACGLLEGVLRYLSQHNLMESDIHLCSFDDHYLFDCLPLKIDTIAQDSERLAGNSFDMITTLIEERPLQQDKRYLPPMHIHWRHPESR, encoded by the coding sequence ACGGCCAGCGTGGTGCTCAATGGCCGCAGCAAAGAATTTCGCGTTTCCGATGTAACCCGCGATCGCATTCTGGCCATCGCCCACGAGCAGCGTTATCAGCCCAGCATTCATGCGCGTTCGCTGCGTTCATCCCGCAGCAATACGCTGGGCTTGGTCGTGCCGGAAATGACCAACTATGGTTTCGCCATTATCTCGCGCGATCTGGAAATGCTGTGCCGCGAAGCGGGGCTACAGCTTCTTATCGCCTGTACGGATGAGAATCCCAGCCAGGAGATGATGGCGGTCAACAGTTTGGTACAGCGTCAGGTCGACGGGATCATCGTCGCGTCCAGCATGCTCAACGACATCGAATATCAGAAAATCAATCAGCAATTGCCCGTTGTGCAATTTGACCGGGTGATCGGCGAATCTGAATTACCGTTGGTAATAACCGAATCGGTGGAATCGACCGCCGAACTTGTCGAACGCGTCGCCCGCCGGCACAGCGATGAATTCTATTTTATTGGCGGCCAATCACGCATTTCTCCTACCCGCGATCGTCTGGCCGGCTTCCAGTTGGGATTACAGCGGGCAGGTATTGAGTGCCGTCCTGAATGGATTATTCATGGTAATTATCATCCCAGCTCCGGCTATGAAATGTTCGCTCAGCTCTGCGCCGAGTTGGGGCGGCCGCCCAAAGCGCTCTTTACCGCCGCCTGCGGCCTGTTGGAAGGGGTGTTACGCTATCTGAGCCAGCATAACCTGATGGAGAGCGATATCCATCTATGCAGCTTTGACGATCACTACCTGTTTGATTGTTTACCGTTGAAGATTGACACCATCGCACAAGATAGCGAACGTCTGGCGGGGAACAGTTTTGATATGATCACTACGCTGATCGAAGAGCGCCCGCTGCAACAGGATAAGCGTTATCTCCCGCCGATGCATATCCACTGGCGGCACCCCGAATCACGCTAA
- the exbD gene encoding TonB system transport protein ExbD has protein sequence MAIHLNDSVNEDGEMHDINVTPFIDVMLVLLIIFMVAAPLATVDIRVDLPASSAAPQPRPEKPVYLTVKADKQLYVGDDAVNEASLAQALDATTSGDKETTIFFQADKSVDYETMMRVMDALRKAGYLKVGLVGAESAAK, from the coding sequence ATGGCTATTCACTTGAATGATAGTGTAAATGAAGATGGCGAAATGCATGATATCAACGTGACGCCGTTTATTGATGTCATGCTGGTTCTGCTGATCATCTTTATGGTCGCCGCGCCGCTGGCCACCGTCGATATCCGCGTTGATTTGCCGGCTTCATCCGCGGCTCCCCAGCCTCGTCCGGAAAAGCCGGTCTATCTGACGGTGAAAGCCGACAAACAGCTGTATGTCGGCGATGATGCGGTGAATGAAGCGTCGCTGGCCCAGGCGCTGGATGCGACAACCAGCGGCGATAAAGAAACCACCATCTTCTTCCAGGCGGATAAAAGCGTGGATTATGAAACCATGATGAGAGTGATGGATGCGCTACGCAAAGCCGGATATCTCAAAGTGGGTTTGGTCGGCGCCGAGTCAGCGGCTAAATAA
- the exbB gene encoding tol-pal system-associated acyl-CoA thioesterase: MDNLMRTDLSFWGMYQHADIVVKAVMIGLLLASVITWAIFFSKSVELSGAKRRLRREYQSLEQAKTLDDAVDSASAFKTGSVAQQLLADAQNELSLSALSDNDEGIKERAAFRLERRVAATSRFMGRGNGYLATVGAVAPFIGLFGTVWGIMNSFIGIAQTQTTNLAVVAPGIAEALLATAIGLVAAIPAVVIYNVFARWIAGYKALVGDVAAQILLLLSRDLDVAASNNERNTSSAQKLRVG; the protein is encoded by the coding sequence ATGGATAACCTGATGAGAACGGACCTGTCCTTCTGGGGCATGTACCAGCATGCGGATATCGTGGTGAAAGCCGTTATGATCGGTCTGCTGCTGGCTTCTGTGATTACCTGGGCGATTTTCTTCAGCAAGAGCGTGGAGCTGTCTGGCGCCAAACGCCGTCTGCGTCGTGAGTATCAGTCGCTGGAACAAGCAAAAACCCTGGATGACGCCGTGGATTCGGCCAGCGCGTTTAAGACCGGCAGCGTGGCGCAACAGCTGTTGGCTGATGCGCAGAATGAACTATCACTGTCCGCCCTTTCGGATAATGACGAAGGGATTAAAGAGCGCGCCGCGTTTCGTTTGGAACGCCGGGTCGCCGCGACCAGCCGCTTCATGGGACGCGGGAATGGTTATTTGGCCACGGTGGGGGCGGTTGCGCCGTTCATCGGATTATTCGGCACCGTATGGGGCATCATGAATAGTTTTATCGGTATCGCGCAAACGCAGACCACCAACCTGGCGGTTGTCGCTCCCGGCATTGCAGAAGCGTTGCTGGCGACGGCGATTGGTCTGGTCGCCGCAATCCCGGCGGTGGTGATTTATAACGTATTCGCCCGCTGGATTGCCGGATATAAAGCTCTGGTCGGCGATGTCGCCGCGCAGATATTGCTGTTATTGAGCCGCGACCTGGATGTCGCCGCCAGCAACAACGAAAGAAACACTTCATCGGCGCAGAAATTGCGGGTGGGCTAA
- a CDS encoding TRAP transporter substrate-binding protein: MKLSKILISLFLGSASLLFTSQTIQAQQIKASDVHPEGYPNVVAVQKMGEKLKAATNGRLEIKTFPGGVLGDEKQMIEQAQLGAIDMIRVSMTPVAAILPEIEVFTLPYIFRDEDHMHKVLDGRIGEEIRHKITNNSKSRLVFLGWMDAGTRNLITKEPVVKPEDLKGMKIRVQASQVALATLKAMGVNAIAMGTSEVFSGMQTGVIDGTENNPPTYIAHNYMPVAKNFTWSRHFIIPELFLYSKTKWDKLSKEDQNIILTLAKEAQQEQRILWQEYTQQSLDKMKAGGVQFYEIDNDYYFKATQPVRDQFGAKYQDLIQSIADVK; encoded by the coding sequence ATGAAGCTGTCAAAAATATTGATCAGCCTTTTTCTGGGTTCTGCCTCACTATTATTTACGAGCCAGACAATACAAGCGCAACAGATAAAAGCCTCAGACGTTCATCCCGAAGGTTACCCCAATGTCGTTGCCGTACAAAAAATGGGGGAAAAACTGAAAGCCGCCACAAATGGAAGACTGGAAATAAAAACGTTTCCCGGCGGAGTGCTCGGCGATGAGAAACAGATGATAGAACAGGCGCAGTTGGGCGCTATTGATATGATCCGCGTCTCTATGACGCCGGTTGCGGCAATATTGCCAGAGATAGAGGTATTCACCCTGCCCTATATTTTCCGCGATGAAGATCATATGCACAAAGTGCTTGACGGCCGAATCGGCGAAGAGATCAGGCATAAAATTACCAATAACAGTAAGTCGAGATTAGTTTTCCTGGGGTGGATGGATGCAGGCACCCGTAATCTGATAACCAAAGAGCCAGTAGTAAAACCGGAAGATCTCAAGGGAATGAAGATCCGCGTACAGGCCAGCCAGGTTGCCCTGGCAACCTTAAAGGCCATGGGCGTCAACGCCATCGCCATGGGAACCAGTGAAGTCTTCAGCGGTATGCAAACCGGCGTAATTGACGGTACGGAGAACAACCCGCCGACCTATATTGCGCATAACTATATGCCGGTCGCCAAAAACTTTACCTGGAGCCGCCACTTTATCATCCCGGAGCTGTTTCTTTATTCCAAAACCAAATGGGATAAACTTTCTAAAGAAGATCAAAATATTATTTTAACACTGGCTAAAGAAGCGCAGCAGGAACAGCGCATATTATGGCAGGAATATACGCAACAATCCCTGGATAAAATGAAAGCCGGCGGCGTTCAGTTCTATGAAATAGACAATGATTATTATTTCAAAGCAACGCAACCCGTACGCGATCAGTTCGGAGCCAAATATCAGGATCTGATTCAATCCATTGCCGACGTTAAATAA
- a CDS encoding TRAP transporter small permease → MARKYISIMDILYLIAMWVSGLALLLMTLLIPVGIFARYVLNAALSWPEPISIICMVTFTFVGAAVSYRSCSHIAVSMLTDRLPDSGKRVCLHLANMLMLLISVFILYYSTLLCMELWEQPVAEFPLLSAGESYLPLPIGSLITLLFIIERVCFGPQDKRPVVMLGSS, encoded by the coding sequence ATGGCCCGTAAGTATATCTCCATCATGGATATTCTCTATCTTATTGCCATGTGGGTTTCCGGCCTGGCGTTATTATTGATGACGCTGCTTATTCCCGTAGGCATTTTCGCACGCTATGTGCTTAATGCCGCGTTATCCTGGCCTGAGCCAATATCCATTATTTGCATGGTGACATTCACTTTCGTCGGCGCTGCCGTCAGTTACCGCTCCTGTTCGCACATTGCCGTCAGTATGCTGACCGACCGCTTGCCTGACTCAGGAAAGCGAGTCTGTCTACATTTGGCCAATATGCTGATGCTGTTAATCAGCGTCTTCATTCTTTACTACAGCACCCTGTTATGCATGGAGCTATGGGAACAACCGGTAGCGGAGTTTCCTTTACTTTCCGCCGGTGAAAGTTATTTACCTTTGCCCATCGGCTCGCTGATCACCCTCCTCTTTATTATCGAAAGAGTTTGCTTTGGTCCCCAGGATAAACGCCCTGTGGTGATGCTCGGCAGCTCTTAA
- a CDS encoding TRAP transporter large permease: protein MDAFILVAALAVLLAVGVPVAYAVGLSAIVGAFWIDLPLEAVMIQITNGVNKFSLLAIPFFILAGAIMAEGGIARRLVSFAYIFVGFIRGGLSLVNIVASTFFGAISGSSVADTASIGSVMIPEMEKKGYPRDFSAAVTASGSVQAILTPPSHNSVIYSLATGGTVSIASLFIAGIMPGLLLSLTMMVMCVGFAHKRGYPKGERVPFRQALKIFVDTLWGLMTVVIIMGGILSGIFTATESAAIACLWSFFVTMFIYRDYKWSEFPKLMYRTVKTVTIVMILIGFAAAFGAIMTYMQLPSRITDFFTSISDNKYVILMWINIMLLLIGTLMDMAPLILILTPVLLPVALSLGIDPVHFGMIMLVNLGIGLITPPVGSVLFVASAVSKQKIEQVVKAMLPFYCGLFAVLMLVTYIPAISLWLPKLFGVYTG from the coding sequence ATGGATGCATTCATATTAGTGGCGGCGCTGGCGGTATTATTGGCCGTCGGCGTTCCGGTCGCCTATGCCGTAGGGCTAAGCGCCATCGTCGGCGCTTTCTGGATAGATTTGCCGCTCGAAGCGGTGATGATCCAGATTACCAACGGCGTGAATAAATTCTCTCTGCTGGCGATCCCCTTTTTTATTCTGGCGGGAGCCATCATGGCTGAAGGCGGCATCGCCCGCCGTTTGGTCAGCTTCGCCTATATTTTCGTCGGATTTATCCGCGGCGGCCTATCGCTGGTCAACATTGTCGCCTCAACATTTTTCGGCGCGATATCCGGCTCTTCGGTGGCAGATACCGCCTCGATCGGCTCCGTCATGATCCCGGAAATGGAGAAAAAGGGCTATCCGCGCGACTTTTCCGCCGCGGTAACCGCCAGCGGTTCCGTTCAGGCGATTCTAACGCCCCCCAGCCATAACTCGGTTATCTATTCGCTGGCAACCGGCGGAACGGTGTCCATCGCCTCGCTGTTTATCGCCGGGATCATGCCCGGCTTGCTGCTGAGCCTGACGATGATGGTCATGTGCGTGGGGTTTGCCCATAAGCGCGGTTATCCCAAGGGCGAACGCGTTCCTTTTCGTCAGGCGCTGAAAATTTTTGTGGATACGCTATGGGGACTGATGACGGTCGTCATCATTATGGGGGGGATCCTTTCCGGTATTTTCACCGCAACCGAGTCTGCCGCCATCGCCTGTCTATGGTCTTTCTTCGTCACCATGTTTATCTATCGGGACTACAAGTGGTCCGAGTTTCCCAAGTTGATGTATCGCACGGTGAAAACGGTCACTATCGTGATGATCCTGATCGGCTTCGCGGCGGCATTCGGCGCCATCATGACCTATATGCAGCTCCCAAGCCGGATCACTGACTTCTTCACCTCCATTTCTGATAATAAATACGTCATCCTGATGTGGATTAACATCATGCTGCTGCTGATTGGCACGCTGATGGATATGGCGCCGCTGATTTTGATCCTGACGCCCGTGCTGCTGCCCGTGGCGCTCTCCCTGGGGATCGATCCCGTCCACTTCGGCATGATCATGCTGGTTAATCTGGGGATTGGCTTGATTACCCCGCCGGTGGGCTCGGTGTTATTCGTCGCCAGCGCGGTCAGTAAACAGAAAATCGAACAGGTGGTTAAAGCTATGCTGCCGTTTTATTGCGGGCTGTTCGCGGTGCTGATGCTGGTGACCTATATTCCCGCCATTTCGCTATGGCTGCCGAAATTATTTGGCGTGTATACAGGGTGA